The following nucleotide sequence is from Coffea eugenioides isolate CCC68of chromosome 10, Ceug_1.0, whole genome shotgun sequence.
TGGGGGAGGGGTGATGGTGACGGAGGGCTGGGGAGGGGCTTCGGTTGTTGCAGCTGTTTGTGGCATGGTTGGGGGAGGGGTGGCAGTGACGGAGGGCTGGGGGGGGCTGGGGTTGCAGTTGTTTGTGGCATTGTTTGGGACGGGGTCGTAGCAGGAGTAGGTTGGGCAGGTGGCCTGGGGGAAAATGTTGGACGTGGGGGAGGTGCAGCTGATAACCAGGGAAGACGAAAGCGGAATGCTGGTCTTGGGTCTGCCATAGAGGTTTAAGGGAGTGACCTATGAAGTAAATAACTGAATTTTGAGGTCTAAGAGTTGGTTGCCTGGCATAAGGAGCGAAATGCAACATATATAGCTTCTCATATGATTCTTTGGAAAGTTTGTAAATACATTTGGTCTGCTTACTTGCCATTGTTTCCTTCTTTGCCTGCCTTGTCTGATTTCCTTCCTTAAACTGATTTTCCTTGGCAGATCAGCTAGCATCTTTTTCAGTAGGCCAATGAACTCACTCTTGGGAATTCATCACGGCATGTCTTTACAACTTTGTGGTGAGATCTTACGCTGTTTTATTTTCCTCTTCCTCTGGAGAGTAGATTAGCATATTCTTCTCTCGTTCTTGGCCAAACCCAACAGTTTGCGCCACATACATGTGAAACATGTGGGGAACTTTTTGTGTTGAGAACAACATTTTCTCTACTAATGCCAAGGTTTATTAATACTTGATTTattaaaaagaataaagaaattttttatttttttggaaaaaaaaaaagacattgaTCTATTCCTTTCTTGGAAAGAGTTTTAAGGAAATGGCATGTAATGCAAAGTCCATTTCATTGATCCATCAAACCTTATTATACTATGAGGAAAAAGCTTAAAAGAtacaaaaagaaagggaaattttggacaaaagaaACAATCAAACCAAAAGAGGAGACAGAAAACACAAGGGGTGACTTTTTACCTTTGGCAACAATAAGAAGCAAAGTAGCATGGGGcgtcaaaacaaaaattgaacaAACGTAGCCTTCCTTAACATTTGTTGCTCAAGCAAAGAACAAAGAGGTATACCCCATGTAACGGCTTCATCATATTCTCAAATAGGACCAGCTTTGTTGCTCATGCAGATTGCTCCTGCACGACAAGGTATGTTCTATTTGTTGCTTGCCTTAGACTTGGCATGCCTGCACCAGCCACACCTATGATAAAACGTATGAAATTTGCACGTTCATCATCATTTGTATACACCCATCCACTGAAGTTTATAGAGCATCTTGCAATAAGTAGCAAGAATATTAATATATCCAGCAGCGTCAACAATTATCGCAACATTAAGGTCTCATGCATTCTCACTTCTTAGCATTCTATTAACTCTTTTTGTGGCAGAATCAACATGCTAGGTTTCCTACAAGCCATTAGATCTTACCAAGAAAAGCTATTAGGGCATTCACTTTTGAGGAGTACAACTGCAATGAAAAACAATCTCTTGCGACTTGGTTCCATCAGCTCTTATCTGACAGTTGAAGAGGGCACAAGGCCAGCGGAGGAGTCTTCACCCTTGCAACACAAAGGGTTGGAGAATGTAACAGTAGCAGAAGTACTAATGACAAAGGGAGGCGAAAAGGCTGGATCTTGGCTCAGCTGTCGCGCGGACGACACTGTATATGATGCTGTGAAGCAAGTCTGTGAAGCATCATTGCGCATAAATAATCTATTTCTTTACTCGTAATGGTAAATTAAGTGATTATTAACAGAGAAAAGCAATAATCTTGCAGATGGCACAAAATAATATTGGATCTTTGGTGGTTCTCAAACCAGGACAGCAACAACTCATCGCTGGCATTCTTACGGAGAGGGGTAATGGAATCTTTGCTGACTAGTATTACAAATTTCTTGCAAGTAATACATCTGCTAATGTGGAAGTAAATGGCAAACAGATTACTTGCGAAAGGTAGTTGTGCAGGATAGGTCATCTAAATACACAAGAGTCGGGGAGATCATGACTGATCAGGTGAATGCTTCCTTGTCCTCAATACTAAAATCTCCTAGATACCTTTAGCCATTTCTTTTCCATATGTGGTCTAAAATCTCCATCCTTTCAACAGGATAATTTAGTAACAGTGACGTCTGATACAAACATCCTCCACGCGATGCAACTCATGACCGGTAACTATTCTACTGATTGATTCAATTATATGCATGTGACACATCAAATGATACTAAAATATAATATCTCCTTAATGCTTGAAGAATGATtcagaaaacaaaaatcattcCATACTAGCAGCATTCGTGCATGCTTTTCCCAGACTGCAAAAAAATTTATGGATAACATTTTTTATGTGTTCCAGAAAACCACATACGACATGTCCCTGTCATAGATGGAAAGATCGCGGGAATGATATCCATTGTAGATGTTGTTCGAGCAGTGGTGGAGCAGCAAAGTGGAGATATGAAGCGGCTGAATGAATTCATTAGGGGTGAATACTATTAGCCATTGTATACAGGTGAAGCAAGCAGCAGGGACTCCTGAAATCAGCTGGGACTTCCAATGGCCAATTTTATCGTTGGTTTATCTCAATCGTGGACCAAAGATCAACAATGGCAGAGAAAATAAGAAGATAATCTTCATGTTTGTGTAATTTGATGGTCACTACAATGACCTGTAGTGATGATTTCTCGTCGTTTGCAAATCCCTTGACTGTTACAAATTACAATAGATGGCTTCCTACTCTCATATCTTCCTGAACCTTTCTTGATAGGAACGAGACTTGTACCACAGACGGCAAACATGCCTTTTCAAAGTATAACGTGTGAAAAAACTAGTCTGATGCCTTTTCAAAGATgttataatattaaaaaaaaaaaacagcagaAAAAACTACAAAGTATACACCAATGATACAAGTGAGGTTAAGGACGCCTGCAGCACAATTCCAAACAGTAGCCGAGATAATGAACGGCAGGATTCTGCATTAAAATCATTTGGAGGACCATACCTTGGCATTACTTAGAATGCCAGATATAAAAGAACATGCTGGAGGAATTACAACGACAAAAGACATCTTGACTAGATTCCGAGAATCAGCAAAAGCGTTTAGCACTATCATAATTGACCACGTGCAAACTGCAAACAAAACATGAGTATCTGAAATTTTGCTAACTCTTTCTTTGCGTCTTGAGGCCTATGGTTGATGACATCATTGATATTTTGAGTGATTCAGGAACTGAAATTCCTTCAGCTTTCATCAACGCAAGCATCCTTTTAGCATCTTCAACAAATCCTCCATCATTGAGCCCCTGTATAATCCTCGTAAACCCTTCTTTCCCTAACTGATCCTTCTTAGCCTCCATGACTCCTAAAGCCTGAAGAGCCTTCTTCTCAATCCCAGCCCTCGAATACATCTCACAAAGGCTGATGTGAACATCAAAAGGAGGAGCCTCGCCCAGCTCGGCTATCTTATTCAATAATTGTTCGGCTTCATCAACCATTTGCAATTTACCTAACCAATCCACGAAAACAGAGTAAGTAGCAACCCCAGGCTCAAAGCCGTCCTTTTCCAGCTGCAACAGAAGATGCAAAGCTTTATCCAATAAATTCTTCCTCGCATAAGCAGCAATCATGCTAGCAGTGCACCTATCATCTGGCTTAAGTCCGAGTTTAATaatgttttcaaaattttgccTCGCTTTATTAAGGTCACCAGTTTTTGCATATGCTTCAATAACCAATGTACAAGACTCCAAATTAGGCTGGATCCCAGCAAAATGCATACTGGAAGCAATTCTCTCAGCACCATTAACGTCACCAAGCAGAGAAAATGATTTAAGTAATGCCATATATATTTCCTCAGTTGGTTTGATATCCCATTTCTCCAGATCTCTCATTAATGACTCCCCTGACTTTGGTAGGCCAGCATTGATGTAGGACATGATCATTGAGTTGCATACCCTCATGTCTGGGTGTAATCCTTGATGCTTCaagctttcaaatgcctcttCGGCACGGTCAAGGTTGCCTGCCTTACTGTACATGTGGACCAAAGTTGTTAATGTCAGAACGTCAGGTGAAATTCCATTTTCATTCATCTTCTTAAGAATTCTCTCAACATCTTCTGAGCGATTTTCACAAGCATGGGCATCAACCAGTTTTGAGTAGTCACGTATGTTTGCTTGGAAGGACTCTTCACCAAGTATAAGCTCTGCAATCTGAAGCAGTAATGTATCAGCAAACACCATATAACCAACCATGACAGCATAATAAAGAAGACGACTATGCCTCTGTTTTACTCCCACATCAAAGCACGAGTTTCATAAATCAGCTGAACAAAATAATGTCCCGATTTTGTAGCAGCACGACTTGTGATAAGACAAATTCAAACACCAACTCCATGTCAAGGAAATGCATTCTTTCATCTTATTATAATATTGGGCTGTGATATTTTCTGTCCTAAAGCACTAGAAGGTCATTTACAAGACTGCGAAAATGTGAGATAAAGTTTCCATCCTATGGTTAGGATTGAATTCCATATATTAGGGAACAGAAAGGATCAGGTAGCTCAGAAGAGTGTCTCCCTATGCAGAACTGCTCGTTCCCACAAAAGCTGTAAGAGACTTATATCCCCATATACCATGACTCCAATTAAACTATTGTGCTAAGTACCTAACCAACATGGCCCAAAGTTGAAAATCTAGTAAACTGAAGTTCATTTCCAGCTCAGAGAAAAGATTAAGAGGTCAATAAGGTTAGTGAAACATCATAGAATAATTAGTACCGTGCTGTCCCTATAGTCATATATAATGAACCAGGATGTTGGTCAAAATTCCCTTGATCTAGAGAAAAGATTAAGAGGTCAATAAGGTTAGTGAAACACCGTAGAATAATTAGTACCGTGCTGTCCCTATAGTCATATATAATGAACCAGGATGTTGGTCAAAATTATTTTGTAGGTATTATCCTTGAAGAAATTCTAGTTCATAACGGTCAGAATATGAAAAAGTCCTTAATAAGAAGACAAAGCAAGACTAAACTATGATGACAAATCAAGAACCTTGTAATGAATTGTTACACGTTGAAGGAAAAAAGTATGACCAAACCTTCAAGTATAAGCCTGTACTTCTTTCCTTCAATTTATCAAGCAAAGTAATCCAGTCAATCCTGCCAGGCTGAAGCAGCTCCACCCATTCAGCTAAAAGCTGAGATGGATCATCTTCGATTTGCAGAGAAAGAATTTTGTCCGTAAGAATTTTGCATTTCCCAGATATTGGCTGTGGTTCTTGAGGCAAAATAACTTCCTCAGTTCGATGAATTTTATCAGCCACTTCAGCCCACTTAGAATCTGATAAATCAAGACCATAAATCTTGTACTTCAACTTCCCATGTCTCTTGGGAAGTGTTACAACATTAGGCACCTCCTCATTCACACTATCATCTGAGCCAGCACCAAGAAAAACCCCGTCTTCCTCAGTAGCCCTGCTTTCTGATTTTACTTCTTCTTGACCTTCTTTAGCCTCCTCCTTTAACTTTTCCAAACCCTCGTAAAACTCAGTTTGCTCCATTTTCTCGCGAGCCCATTTGAACCTAAGCTCCCTAAGCATATCTCCTCTGATCCCAATTTCCCCTGCAAACCTACACATTTCTTTAACATCGTCAGACTGCAAAAATTTCTTCATCTTTTCCTTCTTCTGGGCTTTCTGCATATCTTCCAAAACCACTTGACTAACCTCCCAAACAGTTCTCCACAAATCTTCACTAAAATCTTCAGAAGGGGTGGCCGCAGCTGTCCCAGTCATTCCTTCAACACCACCTTTTTCCATTTCTGATACAACTTTCTCAACAATAATCAAAAGCATCGCATCGATTGTCTTCCTGTCACTTTCCGGATAAGCTTCAGAGAGCTTCCCCCGcattatccaaacaaaccttgACAAGAACTCATTCGTAGCCTCATCTTCCTCTGATTCATCGTCTTTAGAAGAGGAATCCCTCAAAAGGGCTCCTTGAGAAGTGCTGATACATCTATTGAAAATCCAACTGGGCTGAACAAAGTTATCGACTTCAGCTCTTGTTGAATGATTTGATCGGTAGGCGAGGGAAGAAGAAGTACCGAAGTTGGTATTTCTGGAATTAAACAATGGTCGCGGTAAAGACGAAACTTTTCTGCGATTGAATTTTGATATGTTGTTGAATGTTTGCCTGCAAATGAGGTTCTTGAGATGCATCTCTAACCCTCCTCCCTCAGCTGTGGTGCGTTTGCTTTTGCTTTGGGAAGGATGACTTGGCTGAAAGGAGGTGAAGGGGTTTTAGGAGTCCAAAACCTTGGGTTACATTTTGGGAGCCTGCAAACCTTGGGCTCTCTTTTGGGTTACATTTTGCCACCGAAAGAACCTGCAAATCCAATAGAGTTTTGGATGGGTTGAGCCATTTCCCGGAGCGACGTTTCCTTCAAACCTATTTCACCACTTTTAGGACCCGTTTTACAAACAAACGAAAAATTTTAACAAAGAGAAAGAGaccaaaagaaaatcaaaataatgGTCGAAAATTTattctctctttccttttcattttctttgcttTTAACTCCCTAGTTGACTGACGGTTGAGTTGAATAATCAAGATTAGAATTGACTGATTAATTTATAAAtctgattttttcttttgttaatgtTATGCAGAGAGGATGGGTTGGCATAATTGTTAGCGCAGTGCAACTACACTATGCAACACACGCCTCAAATTAGGCCAGCTTAACTCGACTTGATTTAGGCCGTGGATTGCTCTCTATGTGGAGTCCTTCTATTATATCTAGTTGTGCCTCTCTTTATAAGATTAtttctatatttttcttttgatataaGAGATTTACCATATCAACTTTTaatataaatttcaaaaatgTGTTCTGCATTCTTACTTGATTCGACCAAAATGGAGTATTTGAGCTTGACATAGCTTGTTTCAActtagtagtttttttttaaaacttaaattaatttattttctcctttccaaattttatttttgaaaagatagTCAAGTTTCATAGCATGAAACGAGAACCAAATTATTTTGGTACTCAAATTAAGCTAAGTGATAGGGCATAATTTGTGGTACATTTATAGGTATAAGTTGTTAGTTAATCATGTTATTTGAACTTTATCTTGAGTTGAAATTACTTAATTTTGCTCTTATATTGTTCTAATAGGTCAAAATCTCAATTGGAGAGAAAATGGCTAAAATGTGGTGCGGAGAAGTAATGGAAGAACAGGTTTGACAGGATTGACATGTTTCATATTTTTGgtgataacttgagttacacaaattggattgaaatgattcttgatTCATCTTGAAACTAAGAGAATGCTCTCCAaatcttatgaagacatcaaagtctgGTTTTTACATTTTCATAGCCAAATATTCAAAATACTGGAGTATAGTTGCTCTGCGAAGTTCTTCTAACCAGTTAACAGTATTTTGGCCATATCTCAGCAACCAAACCTCCAAATGACTTGATTCTttggcgttggaaagctaattcaaagagttacaacttttatgttttaagcaaGAGCTGATTCAACCTCAATGATAGAGACTTTTAGTCTTGAAGTGGATCTGCACGCGGATTTGAAACGATCTGTCCACTGTTCTTTAATAGATTGCGCCGATATTCATGCGGGAATTCTTCTGGTCAAGTCATCCAAAGGAACTCTAGCACCAGAGTTTAGGCCAGTGTTCATTGGAAAATGTGCAAAATTGTAGCTTTTTAGTTCCAATAAGCTCAATCCTACCCCGTTTTGGATACTATTTTAAGAAACTATAAATAGGAGCTATTTTGGACCTTTTTAGGGGTGGAAAACATTAGTCTAAATTAGTTTTAATATCTTTTCATAATTTATTCTTGAGAGATCAAGATCAAACTGAGGCGAATCAATAGAGTACGCTAGGAGAAGATTGGAGTAAGcaattgagaaattttcttattcTGTTTCTTATCTTTGTAGTAACTCTTTGAATTCGTAGTTTTAATTTCCAAATCATGTTGAACTAAATTGTCTCTAGGGTTAGTTTTATGAAGAAATTTGATTAATGTTTCTAGTTTAATCTCGTGCCTTCTTCTGTGATTTATCTATCCTGATTTAATTACATGTTTATGTTTAGCCACCATAGATATgctcttagggtttgtattgAATTGAGAAGGGAGATACAGCCGTGCACTAGATAGATAAACATGTTTAATCTAATCATGAGAGTAGGTTAAAATTTGTATGACGCACTTATATTACCAAAGTTTttaaagggtttaattgaatACTTGCAATCTCGAGAGAGACATAGGATTTAATTAGGCATATTTTAGATGTATCAAGAGAAAATCTAAAATACAATTATGTGATGCATTCATGGTTTATTGAgaaattaactaaataattgACTCAAAATCTGAATTAAAACCTGAAATCCTAGACTCGCATCTATTGTTTTCTCACCACTACtctatttgaattaattatttctttATTGTTTAGTTAGAAAAAACCATTCCTTGAATTcagattttgttattttagaataattaaagtaAAAATTTAACTTGTCCTTATGGTTCGACCCAAAAATACTccaaataaattattattacGATCGACCCTGTGCACTTGTAGAAATTGTTGATCACTAAGCTCAATTATTGCTTGTCCGAATTTGATTTGTCTATTAATcaaactaaacatgaacaatattttatatttaGTAAAATTTCATATTGAATTAGTATTTAGCTCGATTAgtataatatttaaaatttacgTATAAGAAGGTTTAAACTACTCGAGCTCACTTGAGTTCCATTGAATTAAAGGGTTAAATACCAAAaac
It contains:
- the LOC113748947 gene encoding CBS domain-containing protein CBSX3, mitochondrial-like, which translates into the protein MLGFLQAIRSYQEKLLGHSLLRSTTAMKNNLLRLGSISSYLTVEEGTRPAEESSPLQHKGLENVTVAEVLMTKGGEKAGSWLSCRADDTVYDAVKQMAQNNIGSLVVLKPGQQQLIAGILTERDYLRKVVVQDRSSKYTRVGEIMTDQDNLVTVTSDTNILHAMQLMTENHIRHVPVIDGKIAGMISIVDVVRAVVEQQSGDMKRLNEFIRGEYY
- the LOC113748946 gene encoding uncharacterized protein LOC113748946, producing MHLKNLICRQTFNNISKFNRRKVSSLPRPLFNSRNTNFGTSSSLAYRSNHSTRAEVDNFVQPSWIFNRCISTSQGALLRDSSSKDDESEEDEATNEFLSRFVWIMRGKLSEAYPESDRKTIDAMLLIIVEKVVSEMEKGGVEGMTGTAAATPSEDFSEDLWRTVWEVSQVVLEDMQKAQKKEKMKKFLQSDDVKEMCRFAGEIGIRGDMLRELRFKWAREKMEQTEFYEGLEKLKEEAKEGQEEVKSESRATEEDGVFLGAGSDDSVNEEVPNVVTLPKRHGKLKYKIYGLDLSDSKWAEVADKIHRTEEVILPQEPQPISGKCKILTDKILSLQIEDDPSQLLAEWVELLQPGRIDWITLLDKLKERSTGLYLKIAELILGEESFQANIRDYSKLVDAHACENRSEDVERILKKMNENGISPDVLTLTTLVHMYSKAGNLDRAEEAFESLKHQGLHPDMRVCNSMIMSYINAGLPKSGESLMRDLEKWDIKPTEEIYMALLKSFSLLGDVNGAERIASSMHFAGIQPNLESCTLVIEAYAKTGDLNKARQNFENIIKLGLKPDDRCTASMIAAYARKNLLDKALHLLLQLEKDGFEPGVATYSVFVDWLGKLQMVDEAEQLLNKIAELGEAPPFDVHISLCEMYSRAGIEKKALQALGVMEAKKDQLGKEGFTRIIQGLNDGGFVEDAKRMLALMKAEGISVPESLKISMMSSTIGLKTQRKS